The following are from one region of the Nicotiana tabacum cultivar K326 chromosome 3, ASM71507v2, whole genome shotgun sequence genome:
- the LOC142176674 gene encoding uncharacterized protein LOC142176674, whose amino-acid sequence MVVVVDLKEIIECVRKEKEILAERVANIEHERDDLLVVVVDLKETLGELNMKSRPKNSQKGKEVASDALTAVTPGTLKKTVRPGFSHSIKTKISLKNCLSVVDDDVELWHRRLGHTSFTLLNKLVRKDLVCGLPNSSFKDHKVCDACVKGKQVRGGNKYIFMTVDDYSRFTWTLFLRTKDETFEVSVAFVKNIQMKIGNKAACIRKPKQTHLRTFGCKCFVLNNGKEALEKFDAKSDEGIFLGYPSQSKADKVYNERTQCVEEDKHVDQDGEPLSVPGEVIDMANGKADMMSNVKESSENDFSTPPSIRKEPGPMITPTEAENRVVDAVQGTPLAEVRSAQEPQLDIPESSANEIQVPNWKHKSSHPLDNIITPLDSRVQTRSKARNSLTFSAFLSQNEPKNIKEPLKYADWITAIQEELHQFERNKQSQKETLISQQKYINELLKRFDMEASKVIDTPIATATHLDMDEPDSPINQAMYKGIIGSLLYLTTSRPDIVFNVGLCARISSEQEKHVWNGTFPGFLPNLMGYKEAHSVALSIVKAEYVAASSCCAQLLWIKQQLEDFGVFSDCVPLLCDNTNALNMAKNSIQHKRTKHIDVRHYFLKNNVEKGLICMKFYSTEDQIADIFTKALSREHFEKNRLALGLIKPN is encoded by the exons ATGGTTGTTGTGGTAGACCTAAAAGAGATCATTGAGTgtgtaagaaaagaaaaagaaatcttaGCTGAGAGAGTTGCTAACAttgagcatgagagagatgacctattaGTGGTGGTGGTGGACTTAAAGGAAACACTTGGGGAACTTAATATGAAGAGTAGGCCTAAAAATtctcaaaagggaaaggaagttgcaagtgatGCACTCACTGCGGTAACACCGGGCACTTTAAAGAAAACTGTAAGGCCAGGTTTCAGTCATAGCATAAAAACAAAGATTTCGCTGAAAAA TTGTCTAAGTGtcgttgatgatgatgttgaactATGGCATAGAAGGCTGGGTCATACAAGCTTCACATTGCTGAACAAATTGGTTAGGAAGGACCTGGTTTGTGGTCTGCccaattcaagtttcaaggatcacaaagtgtgtgatgcatgtgtaaaaggCAAGCAAGTCAG AGGAGGAAATAAATACATCTTTATGACAGTTGATGACTATTCCAGATTCACCTGGACCTTATTTctcagaaccaaggatgaaacGTTTGAAGTGTCTGTTGCTTTTGtcaaaaatatccaaatgaagaTAGGTAATAAGGCAGCCTGCATCAG GAAGCCCAAGCAGACACATCTTAGGACTTTTGGGTGTAAATGCTTTGTTCTTAACAATGGAAAAGAAGCTCTTGAAAAAttcgatgccaaaagtgatgaaggaatctttctggGTTACCCATCTCAAAGCAAAGCTGACAAAGTATACAACGaaaggactcaatgtgttgaggaa GACAAACATgttgatcaagatggagaacccttaTCTGTTCCAGGAGAAGTTATTGACATGGCAAATGGAAAAGCAGACATGATGAGTAATGTAAAAGAATCCAGTGAAAATGATTTTAGTACACCTCCATCTATTAGAAAGGAACCTGGTCCCATGATTACACCAACTGAAGCTGAAAATAGAGTTGTTGATGCAGTCCAAGGTACTCCACTTGCTGAAGTAAGAAGTGCCCAAGAACCTCAGTTAGACATACCTGAGTCCTCTGCCAATGAAATTCAGGTACCAAATTGGAAGCATAAAAGCTCACATCCCCTTGACAACATAATCACCCCTCTTGACTCAAGagttcaaaccagatcaaaagcaagaaactcacTTACCTTTTCagcctttctttcccaaaatgagcccaaaaatatcaaagaaCCGTTGAAATATGCAGACTGGATCACAGCAATACAAGAAGAGTTGCaccaatttgaaagaaacaag CAATCTCAAAAGGAAACATTGATAAGTCAGCAAAAGTACATCAACGAGCTGCTGaaaaggtttgacatggaagcatcaaaagtcATCGACACCCCTATTGCCACAGCTACCCAtctagacatggatgaacctgattcccctataaatCAGGCCATGTATAAAGGGATAATAGGGTCACTCCTGTATCTCACTACAAGCAGACCAGACATTGTTTTCAACGTGGGTCtttgtgcaag GATATCTAGTGAACAGGAAAAGCACGTCTGGAATGGAACATTTCCTGGGTTTTTGCCTAatctcatggggtacaaggaAGCGCACTCAGTGGCACTTTCAATTGTAAAAGCAGAATATGTAGCAGCttcctcttgttgtgctcaactactGTGGATCAAGCAGCAGTTGGAAGATTTTGGAGTATTCTCAGACTGCGTACCTCTCTTATGTGATAATACAAATGCACTCAACATGGCAAAAAATTCAATTCAACATaagagaaccaagcacattgatgtaCGTCATTATTTTCTCAAAAACAATGTTGAAAAGGGGCTTATATGCATGAAATTCTACAGCactgaagatcaaattgcagatatATTTACCAAAGCCCTGAGCAGAGAACACTTTGAGAAAAATCGTCTGGCACTGGGGTTGATAAAACCCAATTGA
- the LOC142176675 gene encoding uncharacterized protein LOC142176675 has protein sequence MAEDLEIWDVIGDGPIVPTKNLGNPAVAIPKTRKEFNDADRKDISMSISKKIWEALQTSHEGTTQVKQSKIDMLTTEYELFRMKDDESIQDMHTRFTSIINELHSLSEIIPRNKLVRKIPSMLPNS, from the exons atggctgaagatttAGAGATATGGGATGTTATCGGTGATGGACCTATTGTTCCTACCAAGAATCTTGGCAACCCAGCTGTAGCCATTCCCAAGACAAGGAAAGAATTCAATGACGCTGATCGAAAG GATATCAGCATGTCAATCAGCAAAAAAATCTGGGAGGCTCTTCAGACATCTCATGAAGGAACAACACAGGTTAAGCAATCCAAGATAGACATGCTCACAACTGAATACGAGCTCTTTAGGATGAAAGATGATGAATCTATCCAAGATATGCATACTCGGTTCACCTCTATCATTAATGAGCTTCACTCTCTTAGTGAAATTATTCCAAGAAACAAGCTTGTCAGAAAAATTCCTAGTATGCTGCCCAATTCTTAG